A single region of the Elizabethkingia sp. JS20170427COW genome encodes:
- the rlmD gene encoding 23S rRNA (uracil(1939)-C(5))-methyltransferase RlmD: MQKKKKNIILENIKLLSAGAKGVSVGKTEDGKTILVKGAVPGDLVNARVKKSKKNYIEAEAVEIIEYSPYRVDARCKHFGVCGGCKWQDLSYEMQLQFKQDEVVNNIRRIGGIQDFKIFPILGSEEQYNYRNKMEFSFSNARWLTLEEVNSTEEISERNALGFHIPGQWSKILDLEECFLQEEPSNEIRLAVKQYALEHNLAFYDVRNQEGFLRTLMLRQNSKGEWMVLIQLYEENEVERVKLLDFLLQKFSAIKTLLYAINPKGNDSVYDLDIQTYYGEGFLYEEMDGLKFKIGPKSFFQTNYKQALELYRKTLEFAEIQPDHVVYDLYTGTGTIAQYVARNAKQVIGIEAVQEAIDAAKEHAALNGLDNCTFYCGDMKDIFNEEFLATHPKADVLITDPPRDGMHAKVVEQILNLSPERIVYVSCNSATQARDLDMLKETYQLVKILPVDMFPQTHHVENIALLIKK, encoded by the coding sequence ATGCAAAAGAAAAAGAAGAATATTATTCTTGAAAACATCAAACTCCTTTCAGCCGGTGCGAAAGGAGTTTCTGTTGGTAAAACAGAAGATGGTAAAACCATTTTGGTGAAAGGTGCTGTGCCCGGAGATCTGGTAAATGCTAGAGTGAAAAAATCTAAAAAAAACTACATCGAAGCGGAGGCAGTAGAAATTATTGAATATTCTCCTTACCGTGTAGATGCTCGCTGCAAGCATTTCGGAGTTTGTGGAGGTTGTAAATGGCAGGATTTAAGTTATGAAATGCAACTTCAGTTTAAACAAGATGAAGTGGTGAATAACATCCGTAGGATTGGGGGTATTCAGGATTTTAAAATTTTTCCTATCTTGGGTTCTGAAGAGCAATACAATTACCGAAATAAAATGGAATTTTCCTTCTCCAACGCTCGTTGGTTAACTTTGGAGGAAGTGAATTCTACAGAGGAAATTTCAGAGAGAAATGCTTTAGGTTTCCACATTCCAGGACAATGGAGTAAGATTTTAGACTTGGAAGAATGCTTCCTTCAGGAAGAACCTAGTAATGAAATAAGACTTGCCGTAAAGCAATATGCTTTGGAACACAACTTGGCATTTTATGATGTTAGGAATCAAGAAGGTTTCTTAAGAACCTTGATGCTTCGCCAAAACTCGAAAGGAGAGTGGATGGTGCTTATTCAGTTATATGAAGAAAACGAAGTAGAGAGGGTAAAGTTATTAGATTTCCTTTTACAAAAGTTCAGTGCAATTAAAACCTTATTGTATGCAATTAACCCTAAAGGGAATGATAGCGTATATGATTTGGATATACAAACTTACTACGGAGAAGGTTTCTTGTATGAAGAAATGGATGGATTGAAGTTTAAAATAGGACCTAAATCCTTCTTCCAAACCAATTATAAACAAGCTCTAGAGTTGTACAGAAAAACTTTAGAATTTGCGGAAATACAACCCGACCATGTGGTGTATGACCTTTATACTGGGACAGGAACTATTGCACAGTATGTGGCGAGAAATGCAAAGCAAGTAATAGGAATAGAAGCAGTACAAGAAGCTATAGACGCAGCAAAAGAACACGCGGCTCTCAATGGCTTAGACAATTGTACTTTCTACTGTGGAGATATGAAGGATATCTTTAATGAAGAATTCCTAGCAACTCACCCTAAAGCAGATGTATTAATTACAGACCCTCCAAGAGACGGGATGCACGCTAAAGTGGTTGAGCAGATATTGAATCTTTCTCCTGAACGCATTGTTTATGTAAGCTGTAATTCGGCAACTCAGGCAAGAGATTTGGATATGCTGAAGGAAACTTATCAGCTTGTTAAAATCCTACCAGTGGATATGTTCCCACAAACCCACCACGTAGAAAATATAGCCCTTCTTATTAAAAAATAA